The DNA segment CGTCGCCGAGCGCGAGGTGGACACCCTCGTCGAAGTTCTCGCCGGTAGCGCGGTCGCGCGCGCGCACCTCGTCGGTGACCACCGCGGCCAGGAACTCCCGCAGTTCGAGCTGGAAGGCCCGGTCCTCATCGGACAGGTCGACGACGGAGAAGTCCATTCCCTGAGCGTGACATTCGTTCCGCCGTCTGTAAAGGTGAGGGGACACCCGCGCCGCGGTCGGCGCCGCACAGGAAGGCAGGCTGTTGGGCATCGTCACGACCAGTTCGGACACCGCGTTCACCCATGCGCCCGAGGTGATCTACGACTTCGTCACCAACCCCGCGAACTGGACCAAGACCTACCCCGGCAGCAGCTACGTCGGCCGCCTCGAGAAGCTGCCGTTGCAGGTCGGTGACACCTGGGAGGAGGGTGGCCCCGACAGCGACAAGATCTTCACCTGGCAGCTCGCGATGGCCGTACGCCCGCGACAATGGGTGTTCACCTCGGTCGGCCGCCTGGGCCACGACCGGGATGGCAACGGCGGCATGGACGGCCGCATCACCGTGGAGTACCAGTTCACCGAACCCGGCGCAGGCGTCACGCTGTTCGGTAGGACGATGACGATCGAGGCGCCCAAGAGCGCCCCGATGCCCGACGGGTTCTTCCGGATCGTCAACCCCGCGAACATCGACCGCTACCACGCCGCGGTCGCCCGGGAACTCGACGCGCAGCGTGTCACCGCCTGACGTCATCGAGGGTCAACCGTGCAGAGCCCGCCTCAGGGCAGCGGTCTGCAGATCGAGCAGTTGCCGACTGATGTCCCAGTCCGGCAGCAGCGAGTCGAATCCGTGGCACGTCCCGGCGAACACATGCAGTTCGGTCGAGACACCGGCGTGGAGCAGGCGCTGCGCGTAGCCGAGCGCTTCGTCCCGCAGCGGGTCGAGTTCGGAGCAACTGATGAACGCCGGGGGCAGGCCGGCAAGGTCGGCGCTGCGCGCGGGAGCCGCCCCGCCGCCTGTGGTTCCGGTGTGGAGGTAGTGTCGCCACATCTGCTCGGCGGCGGGGCCGTCGAAGCCGGGTGTCGCGGTGAACTCCCGCCGTGACGGGGTGGGCTGGTCGTCGAGCACCGGTTGGTGCAACAGCTGGAACACCACGGGTGGGGCGCAACCCGTCGCGGCCGCCTGTGCCAGCCGCGCCGCCAGCGCTCCCCCGGCGCTGCTGCCCGCCACCGCGATCCGCGACGCGTCGACGCCGAGGCCGGCCGATTCCGCGGCCACCCAGCGCAGCACCGTCAGCACGTCGTCGAAGGCGGCCGGATACGGGTGCTCGGGGGCCAGCCGGTAGTCGACCGAGACGACGGTGCACTGCACCCGCCGGGCGAACTCGACACACTGCAGGTGGTCGGTGTCGAGGTTGCCCAGCACGAAGGCGCCGGAATGGCAGTACACCACCGGCGGTGCGACCCCGCCACGGTAGATCCGGACGCCCACCGTCTTCCGCTCGAATTGCGCTGTGCGGTCCTCGATGTCGACACCGGACGCGTCGATGGCGGCGGCGGCCTCGCGTCGCCGGCTGTCGAGTGACTGCCGGACCGCGTGCAGTGTGTTCGGCGACAAGTCGGTCCTGGCGGCCGCGAACCGTCGCAGGGCAGGGTGCAGCCGCGCCACCACATCGGGTTCTGTCATGTCCTGGCTCAATGCTCGTTCTGTGCGCCGGCGCCCGTCAGCGCGTAGGCCGCGACCACACCGAACAGCGATGCGCTGAGCGCGGTGGTGGTCCTGGTCCGCGCGTCGAGCGCGGGTGAGCGCAGCGCGGTGGCCACCTCGACGGCGGTCAGGCCGATCGTCGCTGCGAGTACCGATTTCGCGCCGGCGCCGCTGACCAGGATGGCGCCCAGCGCGGCTTCGCGCATCGAGTACATCTGGGTGAGGTGATGCCGCTCGGCGACGGTGTCCGTGGACCTGCTACCGGGTTCGGACGCCGACGTGCCGCTGAGGCGATTGGGCGCGATCGTGCCGACGATCCCCACTCCGAGCATGAGCGCGCCCATGACACCCTGGACGCGGCGGGAAGTGGAAGCACTGGCGGGAATGGTCATCATGGCGAGCTCCTCGTGAGGTCGGTGTGCGTGTGCACGGCGATGGGCGGTACGTGGGCCGGTGGGTCGAACGTGTAGTCGGCGGAGCGGAATCGCCGGGTGATCGCCCAGAACGCGCGGGCGCTGCGTGGCCACTGGGTGACCACGCGGCCGTTGGCCGCGCGAAAGTAGTTGCTGCACCGCGTGGTCCAGACGGTCCCCGACATCCAGCCGTCGATCTTGGCGATGTAGTCGACCATCGTCTGCGGCCGCACCGCAACATAGGTCCTGCCTCGGCGGCGCAGGTGCTTCAGCGCCCGCACGATGTAGCGGGCCTGCGCCTCGAGGATGAAGATCACGCTGTTGGACCCGACATTGGTGTTGGGCCCGTAGAGCATGAAGAAGTTCGGGAACCCGGGCACCGCCATCCCCAGATAGGCGTACGCACCGTCGCGCCACTTGTCCCGCAGCGGCCCGTCCTCGCCGACCACCTCGATCTGGCCCAGATAATCGGCCGCGGCATAACCGGTCGCACATACCACCACGTCGACGTCGAGCTCGGTGCCGTCCTCGGTGATCAGGCAGCCG comes from the Mycolicibacterium litorale genome and includes:
- a CDS encoding SRPBCC family protein, with amino-acid sequence MGIVTTSSDTAFTHAPEVIYDFVTNPANWTKTYPGSSYVGRLEKLPLQVGDTWEEGGPDSDKIFTWQLAMAVRPRQWVFTSVGRLGHDRDGNGGMDGRITVEYQFTEPGAGVTLFGRTMTIEAPKSAPMPDGFFRIVNPANIDRYHAAVARELDAQRVTA
- a CDS encoding alpha/beta hydrolase, with amino-acid sequence MTEPDVVARLHPALRRFAAARTDLSPNTLHAVRQSLDSRRREAAAAIDASGVDIEDRTAQFERKTVGVRIYRGGVAPPVVYCHSGAFVLGNLDTDHLQCVEFARRVQCTVVSVDYRLAPEHPYPAAFDDVLTVLRWVAAESAGLGVDASRIAVAGSSAGGALAARLAQAAATGCAPPVVFQLLHQPVLDDQPTPSRREFTATPGFDGPAAEQMWRHYLHTGTTGGGAAPARSADLAGLPPAFISCSELDPLRDEALGYAQRLLHAGVSTELHVFAGTCHGFDSLLPDWDISRQLLDLQTAALRRALHG